The Macrobrachium rosenbergii isolate ZJJX-2024 chromosome 46, ASM4041242v1, whole genome shotgun sequence genome has a window encoding:
- the Rbf gene encoding retinoblastoma-like protein 1, with amino-acid sequence MSESDGVTSVRRKYVDLSLDLNLDAFTSDEAWSNYENIQLKYTLEGDQLPWLACALYAACRRRSVPTVGGRPGNVIQGNCVSLTRMLQHCNLPLTEFIKKMKSWLAMSHCDEEFCRRVDLLERNFAVSNNIFKKYKPIFLDLFKDPAEDPPRPPRSRKQRRPPCNATELFHFCWTLYILIKGKYPSIPQDLVSCYSLLLASVDLIFNNVVLSNRKDLLNLKCPGLPPGLVNAENYVSELTSWPVSIMDYLCEKFEGVLVETKVVREYYWNKHIRDLIDKKVLKGGSEGTGLLEQANFDHNVKEVKNAYEEYLLSYGEFDERMFLNEDDVVKAVAGSSPPSALASLQNSPIDNPSVRQARRNLGQSFDGDQHLVPQTPITGRRYTIDRPNIGTTPLTVVTSGLQKLYALISGRKNNASEELREIFRSCKVNPEEKITELITEMSDEFCRLYTQATEDYTGPSMDFAKMRLQMGQMLYYTFLEHILVDERKRGVDFTAILLEDLFHRTLITCCLEIVLKSYNDPRRFPWSLQVGNVEPYYFIRIIEPVIRSEKQSDNQLSRELVKHLKGIEEQILDSLAWKGDSPLWRNFQGGNQDMPSCQDVNFSDQLETEMTSATPMGITSALMSPALKLVSDKTTPANLQLSPLSTLSERFQSPMGQSSAKRTLFPTTTSGPTAPAPNALTMARPPTLTNRLPNVTSVVSTGSPVQKIPSRITVQVKENGVTTLYSLPANQDDNQSESNEEAMSERTVETPNTEKKKDKPKRHGSFALFCRKFYTLANMRLRELCDRLDITDKELRKKIWTCFEHSIIHYTELMRDRHMDQMVMCAIYITCKVTQNDRIFQEIMKHYRNQPQAASHVYRSVLISRSSAPSSEGVSTQQSSAPPPTPSQVTGTSASFESEERGDLILFYNQVYVQKMKAFALKFRAAQEGDLPPLSPLPVVRHTPVSPRRRISTNHSVFINSLSPMKGNTAMSPRKPLPYYFNRSPAKDLRVINTMLKMKGVGGKRLLGDMDNAQDVKRPLLGGITKRIQGVLGDRLSATPTPELQPGDSPVTTENNTLPQNGHAADPSSENIGSSEQT; translated from the exons ATGAGTGAGTCTGACGGCGTGACCAGTGTCCGCAGGAAGTACGTAGATCTGTCCCTCGACCTGAATTTGGATGCGTTCACGTCCGATGAAGCGTGGAGCAATTACGAGAATATCCAGCTGAAGTACACGttagag GGAGACCAGTTACCATGGCTGGCTTGTGCACTCTACGCAGCATGTCGCCGTCGATCAGTACCCACTGTTGGAGGCCGCCCGGGGAATGTGATACAGGGGAACTGTGTTTCCTTGACACGCATGTTGCAGCATTGCAATTTGCC CTTGACAGAGTTTATCAAGAAAATGAAGTCTTGGTTAGCAATGTCACACTGTGATGAAGAGTTTTGTCGTAGAGTTGATCTGCTGGAAAGAAATTTTGCCGTTTCCAACAACATCTTCAAGAAGTACAAGCCCATCTTCCTAGATTTGTTCAAGGATCCAGCAGAGGATCCTCCGCGGCCCCCGAGGTCACGAAAGCAGAGACGCCCTCCGTGCAATGCCACTGAACTATTCCATTTTTGTTGGACTCTGTACATATTAATTAAAG GAAAGTATCCTAGCATACCGCAAGATCTTGTTAGCTGTTATTCGTTACTTTTGGCATCTGTTGACCTTATATTCAACAATGTGGTGCTATCTAATAGAAAAGACCTCTTAAATTTAAAGTGTCCAG GTTTGCCTCCTGGTCTTGTTAATGCTGAAAATTATGTTAGTGAACTGACATCATGGCCTGTGTCAATCATGGACTACCTTTGTGAGAAATTTGAAGGCGTTCTGGTGGAGACAAAAGTAGTCCGGGAATATTATTGGAATAAACACATCAGAGACCTGATAGATAAGAAA GTTCTCAAAGGTGGAAGTGAAGGAACAGGGTTGTTAGAACAAGCCAACTTTGACCATAACgtcaaagaagtaaaaaatgcttaCGAAGAGTATTTGCTGAGTTATGGTGAGTTTGATGAGCGAATGTTCCTGAACGAAGATGATGTCGTGAAGGCAGTTGCTGGATCCTCGCCGCCCTCTGCCTTGGCGTCTCTGCAAAATTCGCCCATTGACAATCCTTCTGTGCGCCAGGCAAGGCGAAACTTAGGCCAG TCATTTGACGGGGATCAGCACTTGGTGCCCCAGACCCCCATTACTGGTAGACGTTATACAATTGACCGTCCAAATATTGGTACTACGCCGTTAACAGTTGTCACATCAGGGCTTCAGAAGCTTTATGCGTTGATCTCAGGCCGTAAAAATAATGCAAGCGAGGAGTTGCGCGAGATTTTCAG aagttGCAAAGTCAACCCAGAGGAAAAGATCACAGAGTTAATTACAGAAATGAGTGATGAATTCTGCAGGCTCTATACCCAAGCAACAGAAGATTACACAGGTCCTAGCATGGACTTTGCCAAAATGAGGCTTCAGATGGGTCAGATGCTATACTACACTTTTCTGGAACACATTCTTGTTGATGAGAGAAAGCGGGGTGTTGACTTCACG GCAATCCTTCTGGAAGACTTGTTTCACCGGACCCTCATTACTTGTTGCCTTGAAATAGTATTAAAGTCATACAACGATCCAAGGAGGTTCCCTTGGTCTTTACAG GTTGGAAATGTTGAACCATACTACTTCATAAGGATTATTGAACCAGTCATCAGGTCAGAAAAACAGTCTGACAATCAGCTATCTCGGGAGCTTGTGAAACATCTAAAAGGG ATTGAAGAACAGATCTTGGACTCCCTTGCATGGAAGGGTGATTCACCCCTTTGGCGTAACTTCCAAGGTGGGAACCAAGACATGCCATCATGCCAGGATGTCAACTTCTCTGATCAGCTTGAGACAGAAATGACATCTGCCACTCCCATGGGCATAACCTCAGCTTTAATGTCCCCAGCTTTGAAACTAGTCAGTGATAAAACAACTCCAGCAA ATCTCCAACTTTCACCCTTGTCAACACTGTCCGAGAGGTTCCAGTCTCCCATGGGACAGTCATCAGCAAAAAGGACActtttcccaacaacaacatcggGTCCTACCGCCCCTGCACCAAATGCCCTCACCATGGCCAGGCCACCTACTCTCACCAATCGATTGCCAAATGTCACTTCTGTAGTTTCAACAGGGTCCCCAGTGCAGAAGATACCTAGTAGAATAACTGTACAG GTCAAGGAGAATGGTGTTACAACATTATACTCTCTACCAGCCAATCAAGATGATAACCAGTCTGAATCAAATGAAGAGGCCATGTCAGAGAGGACAGTGGAAACACCAAATACcgagaagaaaaaagataaaccaaAGAGGCATGGCTCATTTGCTCTCTTCTGTAGAAAG TTCTATACTTTGGCAAATATGAGGCTAAGAGAATTATGTGATAGATTGGATATAACTGACAAAGAGCTGAGGAAGAAAATATGGACGTGTTTTGAGCACTCTATCATCCATTACACCGAGCTAATGCGTGATCGCCATATGGATCAAATGGTCATGTGCGCCATCTATATCACTTGCAAAGTCACCCAGAATGATAGAATATTCCAGGAAATCATGAAGCACTATAGGAATCAGCCTCAGGCAGCCTCCCACGTTTATCGTAGCGTTCTTATTTCAAGGTCATCTGCACCATCATCTGAAG GTGTTAGTACACAGCAGAGCAGtgctcctcctcctactccaagCCAGGTAACTGGTACCTCTGCTAGTTTCGAGTCTGAGGAACGTGGTGATCTCATCTTATTCTACAATCAggtttatgtacagaaaatgaaGGCCTTTGCTTTGAAATTCAGAGCTGCTCAGGAG GGAGACCTCCCACCTTTATCACCATTACCTGTTGTGAGGCATACTCCAGTGTCTCCAAGGCGGCGGATCTCAACAAATCACTCTGTATTTATCAATTCTCTAAGCCCTATGAAGGGCAACACTGCCATGTCCCCAAGAAAGCCATTGCCATACTATTTCAATCGTAGTCCAGCAAAG GATTTGAGAGTCATCAACACAATGCtcaaaatgaaaggggttggagggAAACGTCTTTTGGGTGATATGGACAATGCTCAAGATGTGAAAAGGCCATTGCTGGGTGGTATAACAAAGCGTATACAGGGTGTCTTAGGTGATAGGCTTTCAGCCACACCAACTCCAGAGCTCCAGCCGGGTGATTCCCCAGTCACTACAGAAAACAACACCTTGCCACAGAATGGTCATGCAGCTGATCCTTCTAGCGAAAATATTGGTTCGTCTGAGCAGACTTAG